One Gossypium hirsutum isolate 1008001.06 chromosome A11, Gossypium_hirsutum_v2.1, whole genome shotgun sequence genomic window carries:
- the LOC107954259 gene encoding receptor-like protein EIX2, translating to MAIATMITPLLISFFPFLLLIPAICFTICHANSNVLCIQSEREALLKFKNHLIDPSNRLSSWVEGGDCCKWIGVDCHNSTGHVHQLHLAAPLSPYERSKLRGKINHSLLELKHLSSLDLSYNNFSSIQIPKFLGMLGTLTHLNLSQAQFQGEIPHNLGNLSKLQYLDLRGGIMPGWDTKVTSLQWVSGLSSLQYLDLSYVDLRKANDWVQVTFKLPSLLDLHLSYCGLEDDPSPISVNSTKSLVVLDLSQNRFSSVPKSIFSLHGLVSIHLSGNSLEGPIPDYFGNTLFLEVLDLSWNHLNSSIPNSLYSLNRLQFLSLSSNQ from the coding sequence ATGGCAATTGCAACCATGATTACTCCTCTTCttatttcctttttcccttttcttcttctcattcCCGCTATCTGTTTTACCATTTGTCATGCCAATTCCAACGTGCTTTGCATCCAAAGTGAGAGAGAAGCTCTTTTGAAATTCAAGAATCATCTTATTGATCCTTCGAACAGGCTATCTTCATGGGTTGAAGGTGGGGATTGCTGTAAATGGATTGGTGTCGACTGCCATAACTCAACAGGCCACGTCCACCAACTGCACTTGGCTGCTCCTCTTTCACCTTACGAGCGGTCAAAACTACGAGGCAAAATAAATCATTCACTTCTGGAGTTGAAGCATCTCAGTTCCCTGGACTTGAGCTATAACAATTTTAGCAGCATACAGATCCCGAAGTTTTTGGGTATGCTGGGGACTTTAACACATCTTAACCTCTCTCAAGCACAATTCCAGGGAGAAATTCCTCATAATCTGGGGAATCTTTCAAAGTTGCAGTATCTTGATCTTCGAGGTGGTATTATGCCCGGGTGGGATACCAAAGTTACAAGTCTTCAATGGGTTTCTGGACTTTCTTCCTTGCAGTACCTTGATTTGAGTTATGTGGATCTTCGTAAAGCAAATGATTGGGTACAGGTAACATTCAAACTTCCTTCTTTGTTAGATTTGCACTTGTCATATTGTGGTTTAGAAGATGATCCATCTCCTATCAGTGTTAATTCTACAAAATCACTGGTTGTTCTTGATCTTTCTCAGAACCGCTTTTCTTCAGTACCTAAGTCGATATTTAGTCTTCATGGTCTTGTGTCAATTCATCTTAGTGGCAATTCTTTGGAAGGCCCAATTCCAGATTACTTTGGGAACACCTTGTTTCTTGAAGTTCTTGATCTTAGTTGGAATCATCTCAATTCATCCATACCCAATTCCTTGTATAGTTTAAACCGTCTTCAGTTCCTTAGTCTTAGTTCAAACCAGTAA
- the LOC107954252 gene encoding receptor-like protein EIX2, whose product MLALYLDTNLLIGEIPDCWNHWEILLSYLNLANNNLTGKIPPTLGYTYPFLMNLRNNSMFGELPSTLRNSWSLVMLDLSENHFSGSVPAWIGDKLSNLVVLSLRSNNFDGHIPHKICDLQFLQNLDLANNNISGVIPKCFNNLTAMATKIKTNNDVSLSHPNFYKFSFKALLVLKGRKDEYGSIVGLVTSMDLSTNSLIGEIPKEIGSLVGLLSLNFSGNLLTGNIPDNIGNMELMESLDLSMNQLNGEIPPSFSNLNFLNHFNVSYNNLTGQIPTSTQLQSFENLSYVGNHLCGPPLSKNCTSKSIPTDVANNGSINEGSKVNWLYVSTVFGFVMGIWGVVAPLLFIRSWRIAYYRKLDHICGKLYVFWAIMDM is encoded by the coding sequence ATGTTAGCTCTTTACCTTGATACAAATCTACTCATTGGAGAAATTCCAGATTGTTGGAATCATTGGGaaattttattaagttatttaaatttagcaaacaacaaTTTGACAGGGAAAATCCCACCTACTTTAGGATATACATATCCTTTTTTGATGAACCTTCGAAATAATAGCATGTTTGGAGAATTACCCTCCACATTGCGAAATTCTTGGAGTTTAGTTATGCTTGATCTTAGTGAAAATCATTTCAGTGGAAGTGTACCAGCATGGATTGGTGATAAGCTCTCGAACCTTGTGGTTCTAAGCCTTCGATCAAATAACTTTGATGGTCATATTCCTCACAAAATTTGTGatcttcaatttcttcaaaacttgGACCTTGCCAACAACAACATTTCAGGAGTTATTCCAAAATGTTTCAATAATTTAACTGCAATGGCCACAAAAATCAAAACCAATAATGATGTTTCTTTGTCGCAtccaaatttttacaaattttctttCAAAGCATTATTGGTGTTGAAAGGACGAAAGGATGAATATGGTAGCATAGTAGGACTTGTTACCAGCATGGACCTTTCAACTAACAGCCTCATAGGAGAGATCCCCAAAGAAATTGGTAGTCTCGTTGGACTATTGTCTTTAAATTTTTCAGGAAATCTCCTAACAGGAAATATACCAGACAACATTGGCAACATGGAGTTAATGGAATCTCTTGATTTGTCCATGAATCAACTAAATGGTGAAATCCCTCCGAGTTTctccaatttaaatttcttgaatcACTTCAATGTGTCCTACAACAACTTGACAGGACAAATCCCAACAAGCACTCAACTTCAAAGCTTTGAAAACTTGTCTTATGTGGGCAATCATCTTTGCGGACCTCCTCTCTCTAAGAACTGCACCTCAAAAAGTATTCCAACTGATGTTGCAAATAATGGAAGTATCAATGAAGGAAGTAAAGTGAATTGGCTTTATGTCAGTACAGTTTTTGGCTTTGTAATGGGAATTTGGGGTGTAGTGGCTCCCTTGCTTTTCATTAGATCTTGGAGGATTGCATACTATCGAAAGTTGGACCATATATGTGGTAAACTGTATGTGTTTTGGGCTATTATGGATATGTAG